The proteins below come from a single Geobacillus thermoleovorans genomic window:
- the rplX gene encoding 50S ribosomal protein L24 has translation MHVKKGDKVQVISGKDKGKQGVILAAFPKKNRVIVEGVNIVKKHAKPSQANPQGGIIEKEAPIHVSKVMPLDPKTGEPTRIGYKIVDGKKVRYAKKSGEILDK, from the coding sequence ATGCATGTAAAAAAAGGCGATAAAGTGCAAGTAATCTCCGGCAAAGACAAAGGCAAGCAAGGCGTCATTCTAGCGGCGTTTCCGAAGAAAAACCGCGTCATCGTCGAGGGCGTCAATATTGTGAAAAAGCATGCGAAACCGTCGCAAGCGAACCCGCAAGGCGGCATCATTGAGAAGGAAGCGCCGATCCACGTTTCGAAAGTCATGCCGCTCGACCCGAAAACGGGTGAACCGACGCGCATCGGCTATAAAATTGTCGATGGCAAAAAAGTGCGCTATGCGAAAAAATCCGGCGAGATTTTGGATAAATAA
- a CDS encoding type Z 30S ribosomal protein S14 encodes MAKKSMIAKQKRTPKFKVRAYTRCERCGRPHSVYRKFKLCRICFRELAYKGQLPGIKKASW; translated from the coding sequence GTGGCTAAAAAATCGATGATCGCGAAACAAAAACGGACGCCGAAGTTTAAAGTGAGAGCGTACACCCGTTGCGAGCGCTGCGGCCGCCCGCACTCGGTCTATCGAAAATTCAAATTGTGCCGTATTTGTTTCCGTGAGCTCGCATACAAAGGTCAACTTCCAGGCATCAAAAAAGCCAGCTGGTAA
- the rplE gene encoding 50S ribosomal protein L5, with protein sequence MNRLKEKYLNEVVPALMSKFNYKSIMQVPKIEKIVINMGVGDAVQNPKALDSAVEELTLIAGQRPVVTRAKKSIAGFRLRQGMPIGAKVTLRGERMYEFLDKLISVSLPRVRDFRGVSKKSFDGRGNYTLGIKEQLIFPEIDYDKVNKVRGMDIVIVTTANTDEEARELLALLGMPFQK encoded by the coding sequence ATGAACCGCCTGAAAGAGAAGTATTTAAACGAAGTCGTACCTGCTCTCATGAGCAAGTTCAACTATAAATCGATCATGCAAGTGCCAAAAATCGAAAAAATCGTCATCAACATGGGTGTCGGCGATGCGGTGCAAAACCCGAAAGCATTAGACAGCGCCGTTGAAGAGCTGACGCTGATCGCCGGTCAGCGTCCGGTGGTAACGCGTGCGAAAAAATCGATCGCCGGCTTCCGTCTTCGCCAAGGGATGCCGATCGGTGCGAAAGTGACGCTGCGCGGCGAACGGATGTATGAGTTTCTCGATAAGTTGATTTCGGTCTCGCTTCCGCGCGTGCGCGACTTCCGCGGCGTATCGAAAAAGTCGTTTGACGGCCGCGGCAACTATACGCTCGGCATTAAAGAACAGCTCATTTTCCCTGAGATTGACTACGATAAAGTGAACAAAGTGCGCGGCATGGACATCGTGATCGTCACAACGGCCAACACGGATGAAGAAGCTCGTGAACTGCTGGCGTTGCTCGGCATGCCATTCCAAAAATAA